The sequence CCTCTCGGGCCTGGCCCACAATCTCGTCAGGCTCTTCTGTCACAGCCACCCGTTTTGCCACACGGGTGGCTCTGACAGCTGGGCCCACCACCCGTCCCTCGCGTCCAGGATGGAGGCGACGGACAGGCTGGCGTGCTCGGTCTACTCCGACGCCGCGGCTATGGCGACGGAGGCGCGGCGGGAGATAGAGGATCTGGCGGCGGTGCAGGCTGCGCTGAAGGAGAGGAGCGAGGCCCTGGCGATCGCGGTGAGGCAGCTGGAGGGGGAGCGGAGAGGGCTCAAGTGGAGATCGGATAAGATGAGCGAAGAAGCAGACAGATTGCAAAACTGGCTCAAAGTGTACGCGGGCTGCGCCGCCATTGACGATGCGTTTGAAGGGGTGGATGCGTGGAGTGAGACGGCCATGGATCTATTGGCGGCGGATCGGGCGGCGGAGGATTTGTTGTATAAATTGGAGGAAGCGGTTGGAGCAGGTGTTGTGGGTTTTCATGTTTATATCAAGCAGGTGAGAGTGTTGGCCAGAGACCAGTTTTTCATTAGAGCTAAGATCAACATGATTTCAACTACTTTCCAATTCTAACACCCTTTTTTTAGCACATGTGTTAAACTTAGATTAATTATGTATTATGGAGTTCTTTGATTTGAGTGATAAggtataattgataaaataaatttaagttAATTAAGTATTTGATTTCTATGATTCAGCCTATGATGAAGAATTCGATTTGTATATATTCTAATAATTCAATTGAATGATTATTTATTGCCCAAAATTAagtgaattatttaatcatcctccaatattatttataatttgggTTGGATTGTCATCCCtacttctgagcatcatctcatttcGATCTAGAAATATCACAACTTTTGTGCGCGAGACTTCTGATAATCTCAGAGTTTGAAAGATCACATCAAACTTTTGGGCATCATAATCATCTTATCTAAAGCCCGAAAAAACCACATTTGCTTTTGAAGCAAAGGACTTGTGACCATTATTTCATTTAAGGTTTGAAAGACTACATCTGGCTTCGAATATGAGATTTTTTAGCATGATCATATGGAGCTCGAAAGATCAAAACTGACCTTTTGACCATCAAACATTGAAAACATTGAGTCATTTGGAAGTACCAaatctaacttctgagcatcattTTATTTGGAGCTTGGCTATTGATCATCGGACTTTTGGGCATCATCGTCTAGAGCTTGAAAGATAATTAATTGTGTTTAGATCATTAAACATTGAAAATGTGGTTTCAAAAGTGGGAACGTGgatttaagataaataataatatagaatGCATAAAATGCTACGTGGgattgtgaaattgttagaAAAATTATGATGTTTTAACTAGATCCCAAAACCCTGAAACTAATTAATTATGACATGTCAAAGCTCTATAATATTGTAGATTGCAGCTCATATGTTAGGAAGTGtgctttttatatttatatgatatatatttcGTAAGTGAGCTGATGGATCAGCCGGACAGTCTACAAGGTCAGTTGAAGAACCGAAGAGTTCTTAATGTAGTAGGAAATCAACCGATAGGGGACCAACTGATCACACACGACTAAAGGCATGGCTCCACAAATCCAGAAGTACCACATAAGTCCTAAAGTCAAGAGAAGGGAAAACGAAGTTAACTACGAGGCGTGATAAAGTGAAGAAGGCATTAAAGGCTACAAATTTGGTATTAAATGAGTATCTTGCTTTTCCAGAATAAAATACATCCTAGTACAAGAATTTTGCAGATGCGTCTACATCGTTAGTGTACGGATACGCAGAATCCAGACACCGAAGATTTGAAGACGTTCTCTCCAACGAAAATATTCAAGCCCTCGTCTATAAATACCTTGAGGCATTCAACGAAATAACTACCAGAAATGTTGCCAATTTGATTCTTCAAATGATCAAGCCTTCAAGCTTTCATCCACAAGATTACAACATATTTTTGAAGAAGGAAGTCTACAGTATAAACAAACTCTTGTCTATAATCACAATTTTAAGTCTTCCCAAATCAAGAGTATATACATTCCCTTAGTTTTAGGCATCAAATCGTGTATCCCAAGCCTAGAATCGAGCACACGTTATATTCATTGTTCTTATTGTAATAGTGTGTTCATTAGTTGAAAAACCCCTTTTATACTCCCCCACGCCTCCAACTTAAGATCAGTGTTAGAGTAGCAGAAGGTCGTTCAGAGAGTAAGCTGCAGGTCGTAAGACGAACTAAAATTCGAGAATCAGAGAATAAGCAGCAGGTGGTAAGACTGATTGAAATATGAAAGGTATCCAACGGTAGCAATCAACATAAGTTGCAACGGGTCACTTCCGTGATACAAAGTGAAGTACCAGCTGACTTAAGCTGATAGCCTGACTTACAACATAAAAACAAGGAATTCAAACGATAGTGAATCCCCTGTCACAAAGGGAAGTGGATGTACGAGATTGCTCGGAACCACTATGAACCAACTGTGTACTTACTTTCTGTATTTCCTTTTAGTATTTCATGCTTATCTATCTGTTTATCTTAACTGCATACTAATAAGTTATATACTACATCAGCATCAACATAGAAAACTACTTTCAACTTTTGATCTTAAACTGAAGACTGACTAAGCTCAAAAGTTAATCAAGAAAGATTTTGTAAAGAGGGCAACCAACCACCACATTTCACACTAGTCAATTATTTGTCCAACTGATCAGCTTACGAGCAGTTAATAGGAACGCTAACTGTACTCACAGTTAAAATAAGCTTATCTGGATATCAATCAGTTTAACATTGGTTAAACTGATCTGCATCAAACTAGCTAATTTATTATCAGCTGAACCTGTTTAGAACACGACACTTTGAAAAGCAAACGAAAAATTTGAAACTAGTGTATCCCCCATACACTAGTACTTATTCGCTGGGGACCATCAGATATTGGTGCCACCAATATATTTTTGATATATAGAATTATTAGATACTATATTTTGAGAATATATACTACCTCAATAGTTTATTAAAACTGTTATTTTAAAACCCTATGAAAATGGAAtactataatattataatagGCATATATTTATTACAACTATATATAGATTACTTtcatttaatcaaatattaaattaacaaagTTGAATGTTATAATTTGATGTGGGAATGAGGGTTTAAGAGGAATAGAGAATGAGGTAcgatattaaaatatttatcttttgtctcaataaaaatttaaactttactatttattttaaaatatattatttggtcaaatataattaaagaaCATTTTTATTTCAAATGCATCTAAGtatccttttatttaggttCTCGATtgtgaaatttaataaaaattcagTATGATAATGagcatttaaaatatataagaatagagaatgaaaaaaaatgccATATAGCATTGTGAATTGTTGTGGACTTGTCGTGTCTCCGACTCTCCAATATATTATTTCTAAGAATATATACCGTCTCAATAGTTTATTAAAACTATTATCCTGCAATCCTTGAGATTAACAATGATactataatactccatccgttccacGAAATATGacccaatttattttttgggttgttccacgaagcttgacctatttttaaaaatagcaaaaaatttaccctttatttacattttcactttttcacctaccacatttaacatacaaaatatcaatttattaattttcgtgccgaaaagaactgggtcatgcttcatgggacggaggaagtattatacTTCATTTGTCTATAAAACATCTTCTTGAGCAGAGTCTAcatagattttaagaaaagttaGTTGCGTATTTGGTGAGTGGATAAAAGATTccacaaattagaaaaaatagaaaaagtgaTGATAATTAATTGGTAAAGTTTAATAAAATACCAATATAAGAATGAATGATGATGAGTGACATTTTATTTAGGTTCTCAGTTGATGAAATttagtaaaattttaatatggTAACAAAGATTTAAGCTAAACAAGAATAAGGGAGGAAGAAAATGTCACATAGATTGAGAATTATTATGATGCTTTTAATATGCCTATGTGAattattatgatattttttttatatgttttgttatatataattaatggaTAATAGATAGAttgttgttaattttttttttcaatggaAACTGTTACTTTTTTTTAGAAGGTATAATTAATAGCACTAAATGCGATTTGCcccaaattaaattatgagCGGATTACAAACTTGCCAAATCTACATTTTAGACTTAAATCCAAATATAAATGCTGTTTGACGAAGGAAACTTTTCCATATGAAagaataattttaatgaaaagataGTCTTTTTAAGTACACACTAATGGATCTTGGCATGATAATTTTTTATGTGTAAATATTaatctaaattaaataataatatattcatCCTTCGAAAACATCCTCcagccaaaaaaaaataaaaataaataaataataataataataataataataataattcccTCAAaacagataaataaataaatagtaatATGATGTGAATAATCTACTAAATcgaaaatgttttttttttatccgcCAAATCgaaaattttaatgaacaagttgatgtatttatttataagaaAACAAAGGTGcataaaagaaacaaaataatgTGGTCAGAATCTAATTCCATTTCTCTCGCGAAAGTAAAGTCGTTAATTGTCGGTAAGCGCTTACTTCGCCCAGAACGAATTAAAATCGGATTGGTGTCCGATTTCTTTAAACGTGCAAATAATCCTCTACTTTGCGGCTCACTGTAGTCACGGATGAAGAATACTCGTCTTCCCTCACACCTTCAACTTTCAAGATCCGAAATCcagttacaaaaaaaaagcaTAACTTTGAGCCTCAACAACAGTtgaaattcttatttttatccTCGAGATCCCCACTCCCGTCCCCCTCTCGAAAACCCCCATTTTCCCGTTCCTTGTGATTGCTACCGTACCATCTTTATGCTCTTAACTGCACTGCATTTTCTGGATAACTGCTTCTCCACCGATCAGACATGCGGGCGTTGAGTCCGGTTGCCGTTTTGGCCATTTTTCTGTCGTTTTTCGTATCTGGGTCGCTCTCTATTGACAATTTTCGTCAAGCGTGAGTTTTTGTTTTCGGATGATGTGAATGTGCATTTCCGTATTTATTGATTTAGTGGACGTTCTTGCTCCTATGAATATTAGAAATGGTTGTAATTGTGGGACTTTTTTTGACTTTTcggtttattttaatttcaatttaagCATTTATTGTCTGATATTTTGATGACTTAGTTAAGAATGTATTTGCGGTTGGCCGTAGTTTGCAGTGCTCGCTTCGTGGGCAGAGTGTTGAAGTGAATGCTTTCATGTCCTTATATTGAAGTCTAGCTTGCTATGTGTCACATGACTCACATTGTGCAAAATTCTTTTATATGAATGAGATTGAGAGCAAGATTCTATTATAGTTATTCGTTATTTAGGATGTAATGTGTGGAGTACTGATTTAGTTTAAGGTATTAAATGATTGCTTTGAGATTGTTCGCGTAATGTGCTAATTGGTGAACTAAGGAGCTGGCTTTGAACTCCTAAAGAAAATATATTGAGTAATGAAATTGGAAGTGGAGCGAATGCTTGATAAAAAATTTCATTCTTTTCATTTAAAGTCTTATGATCCTAATCACTTTTTCTGCTCAGAAAGGGTAGTATAATCCCGATGAACTATTGACACAACAGTTCGTTGTGGATATGTATAAGTTGCTCACCGGTAATAACTGAACCAAAGAGAGATAAGAAAATGAATAAGATAGCATGTGATCTGCCATCATAACGCCCATTGCATTTTATTTGAATtgctttattttgtttcttcCTCTGTTGTACCTTTAGTTTATAGGTTACCTACTACTATGTGCttaatatattttgagattCTGATTTAGCTTGTCCTAGTCGCTTATCTTTGTGGCCAGAGTGTCTTATATCTATTTATTCGTTGATTTGATATTTCCTTTATACAGATTTCCTATCATAGAACCAGATCCTGGCCACACAAAACTTCGCTTGTCAAGAGAAGGCCTGGAAGCAATTGAGAAAATCACCACACCTATATCAGCTGTTGCTGTAAGAGATTGATTAATAACAGCCACTAGCATGTCTAAATGGAACTGCTACTTTTATGAAATTCTTTTTCGTGAGGAAGAGTTCAGTTCGTACCTTTTCAATAGGACATAGCAGAATTAGAACCATTAGATTCAGaggatattttcattttttggctGTCTGGTAGCTGAAAAGTGATTGTTGAAGGTTCTACTGGGTTTGCTGATTACCTATAACTATAACTATAACTATAACTATAACTATAACAAGCCTTTAGTCTATTGTCCTTGCAATGTAGCTTCTTGTATTTTTAACAAAATTTGATGGTACTAGTAATGTTTTTCTTGACACAATTTCATGTCGTATTTTCTAGGTCATTGGTCCATATCGGTCTGGGAAATCATTTCTACTTAACCAGCTTCTCTCTCTATCATGCTATGAAGGTGCAGTTTAGTAACCCTTTCATATTAAGTAATGCTGCTCCGTTGTAACCTTATTCCAACTCCTGACTTTGAAGTCATAATTTGACAGGTTTTGGTGTTGGGCACATGCGTGATACTAAAACCAAAGGTTTGTGCTACTGATTATGAATCTCGGCCGTACTAAAGTGACATGATACATTACTTTTTATGTGTACTCAAATCTTTGTATTGGTTTCTCTAGGTATTTGGGTGTGGGGTACTCCAGTCGAAGTGGATATCAATGGAGTTAAGACTTCTGTCTTCTACCTTGATACTGAGGGTTTTGAAAGTGTAGGGAAGTCTAATGTATATGACGACAGGTAAATTTCCAAATTACTTATCTTCCCAGTTTGTGATACCATAGTATTTTAAATATGCTTCTGATTGATTAATATGGTTTCCCATCCCTTGTTCTGCAGGATTTTTGCCCTGGCAACTGTAATGAGTTCCGTGCTTATATATAATCTACCCGAGACAGTACGTTACTTTTCCTGTACCTGTCATACCTCTCGCAATTCCATACATGAAGTATTTTTATGCAGATGATTGGAACTTTTACGATAAAAAATTCTTGAAGCACCCTGCTGCTTGATATGGTATGAGGCTATAGAATAGGGTTGCATGAACTTTTATTGGATGGGAAAATATTTTGAGGTAGCATAAGGTTTGAAGTAAATGCGTCTAGTATTTTTTTCATAACACTCTAGGAGATCCCTTGTCAGTTCTTTGCTCAGGCTGTATACTGCTCAGGGATTTGTACAAGGCTAAAATGCTCTAGAAGACTAGTTTTATGGAAATGGTAAGTATAAATGATACCTTAGACCTTAGTGATTGAAACGTTTAAAACTTTTCGAAATTGAGAAGGGGTTTCATGGCTTTTGCTTGAGTTCGGTTACCTATTTTCGTTCTTTCCAGGGACTGGTACTGGTAATTATTTGCTAAGTATTAATGCCCTTAATAGCTGTAATAATATGATATTCTTTTAGATGTTATTCTAATATTTGGTGTAAGTTTTTCAATAAATCCTCAGCTTTAGAAGGTTACGACAATATAGCTAatgttttttataattttcaactCATTTTTTTTACAAAGTAATGTAtcttaaaaatgaaatatggaATACGACTCCTGAATTCATTGTCTCATATGATGGGTTCTCAATTCTTGATATCATTTCTGATTAGCACGTGGGAGCTAGTTCTGAGTTTGGGAGTCCTTTTTAAACGTGacttgcttttatttatttttcttagaTACGCGAGGCAGATATATCTAGATTATCATTTGCTGTGGAGCTTGCTGAAGAATTTTATGGAAGGTCCGTCATAGCATGTATATTCAAAGTTGCTAGTTCTTCAtagttcatatatttatatggTTAATTTTTGTTTGGCATCTCTACCTAGTTCTTTTGTCCTgatacactttttttttcttctctgtTTCTGGAAAATGAACATGATGAACAGAGTCAAGGTGATACTCCTGTTTCTTTGAAACTACTTTTCTTTTGAACCAGtctttcacacacacacacacacacacttataCTTACACTTACAGATAACCatagaagaaaacaaaaaaatgagaaGTCCGCCAGTTCTTAGATATTAACTTTTGTACCCTTTGATTTGTATTGCAGGGGCAAGATGTGGCTTTTGAGCCTGCTAAGTTATTATGGTTAATCCAGCGTGATTTTCTGCGTATGTTTACAAAACACTAATCTACTTTCTTATCTGATTATGTTTACAGTCTGCAGTCGAGTCGCATTTCAAGACCCTTAGTTTTGGTAGTATAGCTGCTGTATATCCTCTTCTTTTTTTAATCCTCTTTGCTATTTCTTATGTGGATTTCATATTTGGGAACTTCAGAAGGGAAGTCAGTGCAAGAAATGGTTGATGAGGCTCTCCGTCGAGTCCCTAATGCCAATGGTTTGTTTTCTCAGCCTACAAATTGTCTTTGCCTCTTTGTCGTGTATTAGAAAAAGTTATTTTGATTGCAAATCTAACTGTGGGGATTTTCTTTGAGCAGAGGACAAGAATATTGATCAGGTATGTTGAATATCTAGATTCCTCTATGGTCATTAGTATGTTATGTTCTGATGCTCAAAATGGCATATCATGTTTTTGGTTAATGCTTTCAGGTCAACCAGATTCGTGAGTCATTGGCTGTCATGGGTGATAATAGCACAGCCTTTAGCTTACCTCAGGTTTGTGGTTATATTTTCAAGTGTCACAGCTCTTCTTTTGTTTTTGGTAGTGGTTGTTTAATACTGATGCAATAGGTCAATCTTACCCTGTTGTACAGCCCCATCTGCAGCGCACAAAGCTCTGTGACATGAAGGATAATGAACTTGAGCCTATGTATGTAAAGAAGAGGGACCAGCTGAAAGCAGTGGTTTCTTCTATAATCCGGCCAAAGATTGTCCAGGGTAAAACACTCAACGGCAAGGAATTTGTATCTTTCCTGGAGCAGGTGCTATCTTCTACTCCTTTCTGGTTTCTTGTTAATCTTTAGGTTCTTATAACAACTCGTGTAGCTTCTtgttatttcattttatgttcttggtacaatatttattttctttccaacATATTGAACTAATCTTACTCTATCAAGCATAAAGATTAAGCCCATGTTTGGTTGGGCATTTTTGAAGGTTGGAAAGGGATTCAACTAATTGAATACATTACTTGTtatttggtttgggtaatgagttaaccattacccttacttgagggtaactcaatcacccaatttgttgcccctcaaaatagaggagaTACAAAAGAAAAGGAATCCGATTCCTTTCCATTGTTGAACCAAACACACAATAAAAGTAAcagttattgttaccattctcccctttatttgattccattatCTTTCCATtcatctacttgaaccaaacaagCACTAAGGGTGATCAAATTACCCTTCCATGTTAAACAGGGATTTTTAAGACTTCCTCTAAACTACTGGGTGAAGGAGTTGTGAGTTACCTTGTGAACTCACAAAAGCTAAAATTTTCGAGCTTTCATCTGTTCCTTATAGATAAATTTGTGTTCCAGATTCTTGAGGCACTAAATAAAGGGGAGATTCCATCAACAGGCTCACTCGTGGAGGTTTTCAATAAGGGTATTCTGGAGCGTTGTTTGAAACTATATAATGGTCATATGGCTGTTTTGAGTTTCCCAACGACGGAGAAGTCTCTTCAACAAGCTCATGAAGAGGCCAAATCTGCAGCACTTGTAGCTTTCGATGAGCAACATTTTGGTCGTCATCATGCGAAGAAATCTGCCGAGCAGTTGGTGGAGGAGATTGAGAAGgtatgaacttaagaataataGTTTTCCTTCCAGAGTTCTTGGGATCTCTCTGCTTATTCATAGGTCTATGCAGGTATTCAAGAACTTTATTCTAACCAATGAATATCAATCCTCAAAGTTGTGTGAGGCTCTGTATACTACATGCGAGGAAAAAATGGATCAACTTCAAGTCCTCAGACTCCCATCCATGGCTAAATTTAATGCTGGATTCAACCAGTGCAACCAGAGTTTTGAACACGACTGTGTTGGACCATCTAAAACCAACTATGAGATGCGGATGATGAAGGTCTGTAACTCTCCATCTATTACTGGTTATATTAGTTCTTTATGTCCTAGAATTCTGTTCGGTTGGTGTAAAGGTacaattaaatagatttggCTTGTTCTTATGTTTGGCTTGCTGAACTCTCTTTGTTGAGGGCTTCCCGATTCTCCTCCCGTTTAAAATGTTTACCTGGGCTGtcttaggaaaaaaaaaaatcaacaatgtGTTAACGTGTGAGTCTCAAGAAATTTTTGACTTATTGGATCCTACAATTTCCTAGTGTCTGCAGTAGAATAGCCTGTTTGTAAGTTGTGAAaagattttcttttttgtctcCTATTTAACTTCTATGGTCAGTGCGTGTTTAGCAAATCATATGTTGCCTTTTTTACCTGTTGTTATCTCAAGACATTTATATTTAAATGCAGATGTTGGGAAAATCAAAATCTCTATTTATCAAGGAATACAACCAAAGGCTCTTCAATTGGTTGGTGGCCTTCTCGCTGGTCATGGTGGTGGTGGGTCGTTTCATCTTGAAATTCATTTTGATTGAGATGGGAGCATGGATACTTTTTATATTCTTAGAGACATATACACGAATGTTTTGGACCTCGGAATCTCTTTACTACAACCCCGTGTGGCATGCTATTGTGAAGACTTGGGAAACTGTGGTCTACAGCCCTGTCCTCGATTTAGACAGGTAATTATGACCTTGTGCCATATGTTAATACCTATATTAAATCTTGTTTTAAGAGGCACACTTCCGCACATTTGGATGCACGGTGCACTTGCCCTAATCAAATCCTGATTGTGattaataaaccctaattggatttAATTAAGAAGAGGGATATCTTTTCTTCTACAAAACACAATATGGTTGCTACGGTGCTATGTTACTGTGAATAGAGGAAAATAAGAGTTGAGGGATGATATGCAAAACCAATATTTGTATAGTAAGAAAATTCTTCTACTATAGCTGATGTGCATGTATTGTTCGACAGATGGGCGATTCCCCTTGTAGTCATAGCTGGAATATTGTTGCTTTACTGGCGGTGTTATGGGAAGAGGAAACATGGTTCTCGCTGGATATTACCTGTTTATGGCAATCAGAAAGATGAACGAAGATCAgagtgaaatatatatatatgatggtgCAACGCACTCATCCCATCACTCGGCCTCAGGtgcttttcattttttatatacgAGCACTCGTGGTTTTCGTGTCACATACATGTATACACCAATTAACCTCGAGGGGATCCAAGGCAGATCTGCTTGCTCTTGGTGTTGTAACAACAACGATGAAATGTACAAATGGCCTTTTCTTCAAGTACAGTCGGATCTTTGTTATATCACAGGTGCACTTTTAGGCTGTTAGATAGCTCATTTCGAATGTTTAACGATGATTTTGTTTTCCAAAAAGAAAGGTTTGAGTCACCAAAAGGTTCGGAATTGTTAAAGAAAGCAGAGTTATTTGTGCTTTGTAGCAGTTTGGTGATATTGTTTCATGTTGTGGATTTATTTTGTTCTTCGTTGTAGATTTGTGTAcagaaatctctctctctctctctctctctctctgtcttgCATATAGAGTATTGGGTGGTTTTATGTAATCTTGCCAATTGCCATTGCTATTCCATATTTAGCACCTCATACATTTTTCAACAAAGGAACAATTATGTTGATTATTAACTAAGTTGTGAGTATTCACTTTAGTTTCTACAGAAGTTCCTTGGTTATCCTCTGCCGTAGATTATAGATTAGGGGGTTAAAACGAGAGCTAATATGGAAATCATAATTCTTGATCATTTCAGATAACAAAGACAGGAAAAGAAAATAGATCATTACTCTTAATTGGCCTTTCAATTTACAATATTTGGAaatatcaaacaaaaaaaaaaagttgcatgttttcttcatttttatgGCTGATGCTGCCATGATTAGACTTTGTTGAACGTTAAAACTTTTTTTCATTTGCCTTAGAGCAGCTACAATGCGGCTCGATGGTGGGCCTCGAGCAGGTGATGCCACGCCCCTTGACTCGGCCGTTGACTTCTTCCGCATCGGATTCTTGCCTATTTATGAATGCCGCGTGCTatatggaaaaaaaatgaaattaaattttcaacTGCTCTTTtgactaatttttaattaaaacaaaaaaaaaaaacaatcgtTGCAACAACGGTTcttttgtaaatttttatttattttttatttcttttatttaccTATAAATATCACTCTTTCATCCTTCTTCATCTCATTTTCTTTGTAAATTTTATACCACAAATCATAAATTTTATACCTTCTTCATCTCATTTTCTTCTTGTAAAAATGAATCGGTGACTTCCAAAATTAGTGGAGCAACCAACCAAATTCGTCGGCGATTCCAACTTTTTCTCCCTCACCATTCTTTCGAGGATCCAACGCCTTCAATGCTGGTCTTGAAGGGATCTACTTGAACGACACTAAATTCGTTCGAGATGATGAAATAGCAGAGATTTCTTCTCTTCCTAGGACGACGAAGTTACGCACTGACTACACCCCGACAGATACCGAGCTTATTTGTACGCTTTGGGCTGAAGCGACACACAACGCCATCAAGGAGAAACACAAGTATGACGTGTACTTTCAACACGTCGAAAAGGACGTCAAGCTTTGGGAGGCCGCGTACGAGAAATGCCGAGCCAATTGGAGCTACATGAGTGATAACCAAATCACTCAACAAGCTCAAGAAAAATATCAAGCAAATAATGGGGCTCCATTCAAATATTTTGGGGCATGGCGTGTTCTTCGCGAATCTCAACGATTCGTATCCTCCAGCAACGGCGACGTCCTCCGACCCGAGCATCAGGACGAGGCCTATAGACCAAAAGGCGGATAAGCGAGACAAGGGGAAAGGCAAGAAGGTCAAGTCACCCATGCAAGGGGAAAAGAGGAAATACTATGCAATAATTGATAGAGTTGCAAACTCCATCGAGGATTTTAGCTGGACTCGGAGCTGACAAATCGAAGACAAATGCGGAGGAATTGGCCTTGCTCAAGTCGATGGTTGTGGAAGTTGAAAAAAGTCAAGGAttgaactaatttttttttaattatttattttaattttaatctaattttaattactataatttctttctaattattgtaatatttgaatttcaatttaacgaaattttaaattttaaaagataatatttgttttaacttttaaatgtattctaaaaataaaaaatatatttccagATCCCGTTTTAAAGTCCCCCAATATGAAGGGGGCTCTTCAATGTGGTTCGTTGTCTTATAACCTCAAAAGGGACTCTATGAATACGGTTGCTCTTAGCTTAAAG comes from Salvia miltiorrhiza cultivar Shanhuang (shh) chromosome 3, IMPLAD_Smil_shh, whole genome shotgun sequence and encodes:
- the LOC131016360 gene encoding uncharacterized protein LOC131016360; this translates as MRALSPVAVLAIFLSFFVSGSLSIDNFRQAFPIIEPDPGHTKLRLSREGLEAIEKITTPISAVAVIGPYRSGKSFLLNQLLSLSCYEGFGVGHMRDTKTKGIWVWGTPVEVDINGVKTSVFYLDTEGFESVGKSNVYDDRIFALATVMSSVLIYNLPETIREADISRLSFAVELAEEFYGRVKGQDVAFEPAKLLWLIQRDFLQGKSVQEMVDEALRRVPNANEDKNIDQVNQIRESLAVMGDNSTAFSLPQPHLQRTKLCDMKDNELEPMYVKKRDQLKAVVSSIIRPKIVQGKTLNGKEFVSFLEQILEALNKGEIPSTGSLVEVFNKGILERCLKLYNGHMAVLSFPTTEKSLQQAHEEAKSAALVAFDEQHFGRHHAKKSAEQLVEEIEKVFKNFILTNEYQSSKLCEALYTTCEEKMDQLQVLRLPSMAKFNAGFNQCNQSFEHDCVGPSKTNYEMRMMKMLGKSKSLFIKEYNQRLFNWLVAFSLVMVVVGRFILKFILIEMGAWILFIFLETYTRMFWTSESLYYNPVWHAIVKTWETVVYSPVLDLDRWAIPLVVIAGILLLYWRCYGKRKHGSRWILPVYGNQKDERRSE
- the LOC131016359 gene encoding protein ELC encodes the protein MRNSSTRFIEDALFCSDPLALSYSDPDQKWIIRQHLISLLHDFPSLKPSVAVFTHNDGTDVKLLLASGDLPVSPPVPLTIWVHELYPHVPPIVYVNAAPHPIHDHYPFADPASGAAASAYIASWHFARSTLSGLAHNLVRLFCHSHPFCHTGGSDSWAHHPSLASRMEATDRLACSVYSDAAAMATEARREIEDLAAVQAALKERSEALAIAVRQLEGERRGLKWRSDKMSEEADRLQNWLKVYAGCAAIDDAFEGVDAWSETAMDLLAADRAAEDLLYKLEEAVGAGVVGFHVYIKQVRVLARDQFFIRAKINMISTTFQF